One Bacteroidota bacterium DNA window includes the following coding sequences:
- a CDS encoding methyltransferase domain-containing protein, whose protein sequence is MYTTISKCRICGNTNLVSLINLGEQALTGVFPKNKSEKITSGPLELVKCHPLNSDDDVCHLVQLRHSYDLSEMYGVNYGYRSGLNQSMVQHLKDIVKYIKTIIDFKKDDLVIDIGSNDSTTLQQYPSNLTLAGVDPTGIKFKQYYPKHIDLIPDFFSYENVKKKFPGKKAKVITSIAMFYDLENPIAFVKDIYDSLADDGIWVFEQSYLPLMLEVNAYDTICHEHLEYYSLCQIKWMMEKVGFKIIDVELNDINGGSFRITVAKQKSKYQANASVAKIEKKENQLKFKSLTPYEEFKQNVLKHKKELSELIVNLNQQGKKIFGYGASTKGNVILQYCGLTTNEIPFIAEVNEDKFGSFTPFTHIPIISEKEARKMKLDYFLVLPWHFREGILKKEKEFLRAGGKFIFPLPKIEIFG, encoded by the coding sequence ATGTATACCACAATTTCTAAATGCAGAATCTGCGGAAACACAAATCTTGTTTCTCTCATCAATCTTGGCGAACAGGCACTGACTGGAGTTTTTCCTAAAAATAAATCAGAAAAAATTACTTCAGGTCCTTTGGAATTAGTGAAATGTCATCCTTTAAATTCCGATGATGATGTCTGCCATTTGGTGCAGTTACGGCATTCTTATGATTTGAGTGAAATGTATGGAGTGAATTACGGTTATCGTTCCGGTTTGAATCAATCCATGGTCCAGCATTTGAAAGACATTGTCAAATACATAAAAACTATTATTGATTTTAAAAAGGACGATTTGGTTATTGATATCGGAAGCAACGACAGCACCACTCTTCAACAATATCCCAGTAATTTAACACTCGCTGGAGTTGATCCTACCGGAATAAAATTCAAGCAATATTATCCAAAACATATTGACTTGATTCCCGATTTTTTCTCCTATGAAAATGTGAAGAAAAAATTTCCCGGTAAAAAAGCAAAGGTGATTACATCCATTGCAATGTTCTATGATTTGGAAAATCCGATCGCATTTGTAAAAGACATTTATGATTCTCTCGCTGATGACGGCATTTGGGTTTTTGAGCAAAGTTATCTTCCACTCATGCTTGAAGTGAATGCGTATGATACCATTTGCCATGAACATCTCGAGTACTATTCTTTATGCCAGATAAAATGGATGATGGAAAAAGTAGGTTTTAAAATTATTGATGTGGAGTTAAATGATATTAACGGGGGAAGTTTCAGAATAACTGTTGCAAAACAGAAATCAAAATATCAAGCAAATGCATCGGTTGCAAAAATTGAAAAGAAGGAAAATCAACTAAAGTTTAAGTCTCTTACGCCTTATGAAGAATTCAAGCAAAATGTTTTGAAGCATAAAAAAGAACTTTCGGAATTAATTGTAAATCTTAATCAGCAAGGGAAAAAAATATTTGGTTATGGTGCTTCCACCAAAGGAAATGTTATTCTTCAGTATTGTGGTTTAACTACAAATGAAATCCCTTTTATTGCGGAGGTAAATGAAGATAAATTTGGGTCGTTTACGCCTTTTACTCATATTCCAATTATCTCTGAAAAAGAAGCACGCAAAATGAAGCTAGATTATTTTTTAGTGCTTCCCTGGCATTTCAGAGAAGGAATTCTTAAAAAAGAAAAAGAATTCTTACGCGCTGGAGGTAAATTTATTTTTCCGCTTCCAAA